In Desulfovibrio porci, one DNA window encodes the following:
- a CDS encoding GntR family transcriptional regulator, protein MNNKENAEQKAYRLIIRDIKLKYQPGDFLLERDLAERFGVSRTPVTIALNRLVAEGLLQKLPKKGCFIPNLNGDDARAAFSVRILLESEAARLAALLGRKNALLEMQRILAATERAIDSDDFLNFTFRDEDFHHAVVRAAENSYLYEAWSRIYLRCNLYTRFFDRLYTRKTPLKSGTLAEHSAIYDALRRKDAGLAAKLVTDHCQGALTYVTSAALG, encoded by the coding sequence ATGAATAATAAAGAAAATGCTGAGCAGAAGGCCTACCGGCTCATTATCAGAGACATCAAGCTCAAGTATCAGCCCGGCGATTTTTTGCTGGAGCGGGATCTGGCCGAGCGCTTCGGCGTGAGCCGCACGCCCGTGACCATCGCCCTGAACCGTCTGGTGGCGGAGGGGCTGCTGCAGAAACTGCCCAAAAAAGGCTGTTTTATTCCCAATCTTAACGGCGACGACGCGCGGGCGGCCTTCAGCGTCCGCATTCTGCTTGAATCCGAAGCCGCCCGCCTTGCTGCGCTGCTCGGCCGCAAGAACGCGCTGCTGGAGATGCAGCGTATTCTCGCGGCTACGGAGCGGGCCATCGACAGCGACGATTTTCTCAACTTCACCTTCCGGGATGAGGATTTCCACCATGCCGTGGTCCGGGCCGCGGAAAATTCCTATCTCTATGAAGCCTGGTCGCGCATCTATCTGCGCTGCAATCTGTACACCCGTTTTTTTGACAGGCTTTACACCCGCAAAACACCGCTGAAATCGGGAACTCTGGCCGAGCACAGCGCCATTTACGACGCTCTCCGCCGCAAGGACGCCGGTCTGGCGGCCAAACTGGTGACCGACCACTGCCAGGGAGCGCTGACCTACGTGACCAGCGCGGCTCTGGGGTGA
- a CDS encoding saccharopine dehydrogenase family protein produces MSDKRLLILGMGLQGKGALHDVLGHRVFSGVTVADCGPRYEAEMPGYAARGVRAVSLDANDTENLRALIAEHDVVIELLPVEFAMKVGRLAAEAGVHLVSSMYYIGQSMTDPAIFRRMKAEMEAIDAEARRKDCTLLIAFGMDPGLDLMLGADALGRLDEIDHFYSYGAGFPEEAACDNALSYKFSWSPRSTLVSYYRATKKIVDGQVVEVPAEKLYAPENTHILHDETLDCDLECYAAGNCQNFAEMFGISGKVRNMNRFSARRPGHCAFWDVMIKCGFLREEPVMVKGAAVSPLDFCTALLTAQEQFWYREHERDIGYIRVEASGSRQGRSVRVIHTIIDYADPATGLTSMQRLVGFTVSIAAGLIARGAFKERGVVLPMAMPLDLMQGELARRNITIVTRVE; encoded by the coding sequence ATGTCGGACAAGAGGTTGTTGATTTTGGGCATGGGCCTGCAGGGAAAAGGAGCATTGCATGACGTCCTGGGGCACCGCGTCTTTTCCGGCGTCACCGTGGCCGACTGCGGTCCCAGGTATGAGGCGGAAATGCCGGGCTACGCGGCCAGAGGAGTCAGAGCCGTAAGCCTGGACGCCAATGACACGGAAAACCTGCGCGCGCTCATTGCGGAGCATGACGTCGTCATCGAACTGCTGCCTGTGGAATTCGCCATGAAGGTGGGCCGCCTGGCGGCCGAGGCGGGCGTGCATTTGGTCAGCAGCATGTATTACATCGGCCAGTCCATGACCGACCCGGCCATCTTCCGCAGGATGAAGGCCGAAATGGAAGCCATTGACGCCGAGGCCCGCCGTAAGGACTGCACACTGCTCATCGCATTCGGCATGGACCCCGGCCTGGACCTGATGCTGGGCGCCGACGCTCTGGGCAGGCTGGACGAAATTGACCACTTTTACTCCTACGGCGCGGGCTTTCCCGAGGAGGCCGCCTGCGACAACGCCCTTTCGTACAAATTCTCCTGGTCGCCCCGGAGCACGCTCGTCTCCTACTATCGCGCCACCAAGAAAATCGTGGACGGCCAGGTGGTGGAGGTGCCGGCGGAAAAACTCTACGCGCCGGAAAACACGCACATTCTGCACGACGAAACCCTGGACTGCGATCTTGAGTGCTACGCTGCGGGCAATTGCCAGAATTTTGCCGAGATGTTCGGCATCAGCGGCAAGGTGCGCAACATGAACCGCTTTTCGGCCCGCCGCCCCGGCCACTGCGCTTTCTGGGACGTCATGATCAAATGCGGTTTCCTGCGGGAAGAGCCGGTCATGGTCAAGGGCGCGGCCGTTTCGCCGCTGGATTTCTGCACCGCCCTGCTCACAGCGCAGGAGCAATTCTGGTATCGCGAGCACGAGCGGGACATCGGCTACATCCGGGTGGAGGCCTCTGGCTCCAGGCAGGGCAGGTCCGTGCGCGTGATCCACACCATCATCGACTACGCGGACCCCGCCACAGGCCTCACGTCCATGCAGCGCCTTGTGGGTTTCACGGTCTCCATCGCCGCCGGGCTCATCGCGCGGGGCGCGTTCAAGGAACGGGGCGTGGTCCTGCCCATGGCCATGCCCCTGGACCTCATGCAGGGGGAACTTGCCCGGCGCAACATCACCATCGTCACCAGGGTGGAATAA
- the nhaC gene encoding Na+/H+ antiporter NhaC, with the protein MNTPGRQPSLLQSIIPLVMMFVILMGGRLYLNYRIEPLILCSAVIAGLMAWYLRCPWQNLEEAILNKIDVAMQGMLVIFSVGCMVGAWMFCGTVPYMVYWGLQLVNPNYMLLSAFLICTLTSCCTGTSWGSAATIGVAMIGIAQGLGIPLAPVAGAALSGCYVGDKLSPLSDTTNLAPAVAGAKTYEHIGHMLHTTIPGTILCVAVFFITSSSFTGDLRTPAEVQDFMNQLTEIYNLHFLLAVPVILLIAGSLLKWPVLPTIVLTTVFSVALGCLIQGFDLRYGILSTTTGFKVSMTHYLATPIPSVQALLNRGGMMGVLENMGMLCVAMAFGGIMHGSGMLTTVLKKLLGRVRTDGGLIISTLLSCVVLCFSTGSAYMGILIPGSLFKDSYLKRRLHPKNLSRALEDSATMLDGAIPWASGAVYMSGVLGVSAFDYLPWMVFNYSSVFIGLACAMLGIGIVKISADEAKRRLADSQADTTLLEEEEAAAAAA; encoded by the coding sequence ATGAACACGCCTGGCAGACAACCGTCGCTGTTACAGTCAATCATTCCGCTCGTCATGATGTTCGTCATTCTGATGGGCGGGCGTCTCTACCTCAATTACCGCATCGAGCCTCTTATTCTCTGCTCCGCCGTCATTGCCGGACTGATGGCCTGGTACCTGCGCTGCCCCTGGCAGAACCTGGAAGAAGCCATTCTGAACAAAATCGACGTGGCCATGCAGGGCATGCTGGTCATCTTCAGCGTGGGCTGCATGGTCGGGGCCTGGATGTTCTGCGGCACGGTGCCGTATATGGTTTACTGGGGTCTGCAACTGGTGAACCCCAACTACATGCTTTTGAGCGCCTTTCTGATCTGCACGCTCACCTCATGCTGCACCGGCACGTCCTGGGGTTCGGCCGCCACCATCGGCGTGGCCATGATCGGCATCGCCCAGGGCCTGGGCATTCCCCTGGCCCCTGTGGCGGGCGCGGCCCTGAGCGGCTGCTACGTGGGTGACAAGCTCTCGCCGCTTTCCGACACCACCAACCTGGCTCCCGCCGTGGCCGGAGCCAAGACCTACGAACATATCGGGCACATGCTCCATACCACCATTCCCGGCACGATTCTCTGCGTGGCGGTCTTCTTCATCACCTCGTCCAGCTTCACCGGCGACCTGCGCACGCCCGCCGAGGTTCAGGACTTTATGAACCAGTTGACGGAAATTTACAACTTGCACTTCCTACTGGCTGTTCCCGTCATTCTGCTGATCGCCGGTTCGCTGCTCAAGTGGCCTGTCCTGCCGACCATCGTGCTGACCACGGTCTTTTCCGTGGCTCTGGGCTGCCTGATCCAGGGCTTTGATCTCAGGTACGGCATCCTTTCCACCACCACGGGCTTCAAGGTGAGCATGACCCACTATCTGGCCACGCCCATTCCCTCCGTGCAGGCTCTGCTTAATCGCGGCGGCATGATGGGCGTGCTGGAAAATATGGGCATGCTCTGCGTTGCCATGGCCTTCGGCGGCATCATGCACGGCAGCGGCATGCTGACCACGGTGCTGAAAAAACTGCTTGGCCGGGTCCGCACGGACGGGGGCCTGATCATCTCCACCCTTCTGTCCTGCGTGGTGCTCTGCTTTTCCACGGGCTCGGCCTACATGGGCATTCTCATTCCCGGTTCCCTGTTCAAGGATTCCTATCTCAAGCGCCGTCTGCATCCCAAGAACCTGTCCCGCGCCCTGGAGGATTCGGCCACCATGCTCGACGGCGCCATTCCCTGGGCCTCCGGCGCCGTGTACATGAGCGGCGTTCTGGGCGTGAGCGCCTTTGACTACCTTCCGTGGATGGTCTTCAACTACTCCAGCGTCTTCATCGGCCTGGCCTGCGCCATGCTGGGCATCGGCATCGTGAAGATCAGCGCCGACGAAGCCAAACGCCGTCTGGCCGATTCACAAGCGGACACGACCCTGCTGGAAGAGGAAGAAGCTGCGGCCGCCGCTGCATAG
- a CDS encoding sodium-dependent transporter — protein MDHRAAWGSRLGFIMTTAGFAVGLGAIWRFPYMMSKNGGGAFLLVYLLATLVVGVPLFIAEIALGRRTRHGGILGMRRLTPPRSPFRLAGWLGVAAGIGILSYYSVILALLLVYWLKSLGGAFAHGTDPASLAAVFDAASSGVPALGPYVLAAVLLMGLVIRAGLKRGLERACKYLMPVLLLFLGLLAAGSLCLPGSGEGLAWFLKPDFGRINLQMALDALGHTFFAVGIGVSTAFVFGSYLSEKSNIVADALIITGINTAVSILAGLVIFPAMHAFGLNKAAGAGLIFETMPAIFAHMPGGWPLSAVFFFLLIISGFASGLGLVEGVVSALGEVLELGRDTTLALVLSAVLLLSLPTLLSYGEHAPWAGIRLWGRSIFVFIEYMVTALIMPVGALLTSLFVARRFGFAAFAAEANKGAGRLRVTRHWQFFVVIVAPGAVGIILLLGLWASLLK, from the coding sequence ATGGACCATCGCGCCGCCTGGGGAAGCCGCTTGGGCTTCATCATGACCACAGCGGGATTTGCCGTGGGCCTGGGGGCCATCTGGCGTTTCCCCTACATGATGAGCAAGAACGGCGGCGGAGCCTTTCTTCTGGTCTATCTGCTGGCCACCTTGGTAGTGGGCGTGCCCCTGTTCATCGCGGAGATAGCGCTTGGCCGCCGCACGCGGCACGGCGGCATCCTGGGGATGCGGCGGCTGACGCCGCCGCGCAGCCCGTTCCGGCTGGCGGGTTGGCTGGGCGTGGCGGCAGGCATCGGCATCCTGTCCTATTACAGCGTCATTCTGGCCCTTCTGCTGGTCTACTGGCTGAAAAGCCTTGGCGGCGCCTTTGCTCACGGCACGGACCCGGCAAGTCTCGCCGCCGTGTTCGACGCCGCGTCGTCCGGCGTCCCGGCCCTGGGGCCGTATGTGCTCGCGGCCGTGCTGCTGATGGGCCTCGTCATCCGGGCGGGATTGAAACGCGGCCTGGAACGGGCCTGCAAGTATCTGATGCCCGTGCTGCTGCTTTTTCTGGGCCTTCTGGCGGCCGGATCGCTCTGCCTGCCGGGATCCGGGGAGGGCCTGGCCTGGTTTCTGAAGCCGGATTTCGGACGCATCAACCTTCAGATGGCCCTGGACGCGCTGGGCCATACCTTCTTCGCCGTGGGCATCGGCGTTTCCACGGCGTTCGTCTTCGGCAGCTATCTGAGCGAAAAAAGCAATATCGTGGCCGACGCCCTGATCATCACCGGCATCAACACGGCCGTGTCCATTCTGGCCGGACTGGTCATCTTTCCCGCCATGCACGCCTTCGGCCTGAACAAGGCCGCGGGCGCCGGCCTGATTTTCGAGACCATGCCCGCCATCTTCGCCCATATGCCCGGCGGCTGGCCGCTCAGCGCCGTCTTTTTCTTTCTGCTGATCATTTCGGGCTTCGCCTCCGGGCTGGGCCTAGTGGAGGGCGTTGTAAGCGCCCTGGGCGAAGTTCTGGAGCTGGGCCGCGACACAACCCTGGCGCTGGTCCTGTCGGCCGTGCTGCTGCTGAGCCTTCCCACCCTGCTCTCCTATGGCGAGCACGCGCCCTGGGCCGGCATCCGGCTCTGGGGCAGAAGCATCTTCGTCTTCATCGAATACATGGTCACGGCCCTGATCATGCCCGTGGGAGCGCTGCTGACAAGCCTGTTCGTGGCCCGGCGTTTCGGCTTCGCCGCCTTTGCCGCCGAGGCCAACAAAGGCGCGGGCAGACTCCGCGTAACCCGGCACTGGCAGTTCTTTGTGGTCATTGTGGCGCCCGGCGCGGTGGGGATCATCCTGCTGCTGGGCCTCTGGGCATCCCTGCTCAAATAA
- the proC gene encoding pyrroline-5-carboxylate reductase → MLTFGSIGCGNMGGAILEGVAKLGTWRVIGFDPSPAALEGLRERCGLAPCADEIETARQADVVLIAVKPQHVRGVVEKIAAHLTGKLLVSLAAGVALERIKTYSAQACPAVVIMPNTPAMVGEGCCALCLDDPTLDATQKKLVLELFSAISTAVVLHESQIPEFSALIGSGPAFIFHLLESFVEAGLRLGFPYLDAKQLVEKLMLGSVRLAQENPDTPHARLRMNVCSPGGSSIAGTNELDRLAVRGAIIDAVLATHRRALEMAS, encoded by the coding sequence ATGCTGACTTTCGGAAGCATCGGCTGCGGCAACATGGGCGGCGCCATCCTGGAGGGCGTGGCAAAACTCGGCACATGGCGCGTCATTGGTTTCGATCCCAGCCCGGCGGCCCTTGAGGGATTGCGGGAACGCTGCGGCCTTGCGCCCTGCGCCGATGAAATCGAGACGGCCCGGCAGGCCGACGTGGTGCTTATCGCGGTGAAGCCGCAGCATGTGCGGGGCGTGGTGGAAAAAATAGCTGCCCATCTGACGGGCAAGCTGCTGGTCTCCCTGGCGGCGGGCGTAGCGCTGGAACGGATCAAGACCTACAGCGCCCAAGCCTGCCCGGCCGTCGTCATCATGCCCAATACGCCCGCCATGGTGGGCGAAGGCTGTTGCGCGCTTTGTCTGGACGACCCGACCCTGGACGCAACGCAGAAAAAACTGGTGCTGGAGCTGTTCAGCGCCATCAGCACCGCCGTGGTGCTGCACGAATCCCAGATTCCCGAGTTTTCCGCGCTCATCGGCAGCGGGCCCGCCTTCATCTTCCATCTGCTGGAATCCTTTGTGGAAGCGGGTCTGCGTCTGGGCTTCCCCTACCTCGACGCCAAACAGCTTGTGGAAAAACTCATGCTCGGCAGCGTCAGACTGGCCCAAGAGAACCCCGACACGCCCCACGCCAGACTGCGCATGAACGTCTGCTCGCCCGGCGGTTCATCCATTGCGGGGACCAACGAACTGGACCGTCTGGCTGTGCGCGGGGCCATCATTGACGCTGTTCTGGCCACCCACCGACGGGCTCTGGAAATGGCGTCCTGA